Sequence from the Ancalomicrobiaceae bacterium S20 genome:
TCCACTGGCCGAACGCCAGCATGATCCACCGGCTCGACAACACGCTCGGCTACAACCCGCTGCGGATCAAGTCCTACGCACAGGCGACCGGCGCCGAGGACCACGTGGCACTGCCGCAGCAGCGCGTGTTCTCGGCCCTGATGCCGAACTACGACTCGCTGCTCGCCGACATGCTCGGCCTGCGCTACATCGCGATCGGCGTTCCGCTTGCGCAGATCGATCCGCAGGCGTCGAGCCGGCAGGTGCACGAGGTCGCGCATTTCGAGGGTTCGTGGATCTACGAAAACCCGAACACGCTGCCGCGCGTGCTGTTCGTGCCGCAGGCGGCGACGGCCGACTTCGACCAGATCATCAAGACCGGCCAGTGGCCGGAGGGTTTCGATCCGCGCAAGACGGTTCTGCTCGGCGCCGGCGCGCCGGTCGGCGGTGCCCCGGCGCCCGAGGGCACGGATCTGACCAAGGCCGTGGCGATCACCGCCTACCACAACGCCACGGTCGAGATCGCCGTCGATGCGCCGGTCGAAGGCTGGATCGTGCTCAACGACGTCTATCATCGCTGGTGGGGTGCGACCGTCGACGGCCGGGACGCACCGATCGAGAAGGCCAACGTCCTGTTCCGGGCGGTCAAGGTGCCGGCCGGCAAGCATACGCTGGTGTTCACCTTCCATCCGTTCCGCGGCGCGATCGCGGATCTGAAGGCGAAGTACCTGCCCTGACGGCCTGCCCCGCCCTAGTGGTCAAAATCTGACGCTTGCATCCTGCAAGCATCAGATTGATTTGACCACAACGTCAATAAGTTAGTGGTTCGGATTCACGAGACGGATGGGATCCATCCGTCTCGATCGAGCCACTAGCGGCGGGGCAAGCCCCTTTCGCGGCGCAGCAGGGACGGCTAGGGTCGGGTCTTCAGAATCCCCGAGCAGTGCCGCGTGACCCGATGACCGACCTCGCGACCGAGATCCTCGCCAATCTCGTCTCCTTCGACACGACCAGCCGCAACTCGAACATTCCGCTGATCGAGTGGGTCGAGGACTATCTCGGGCGCCACGGCACCGCGTCGACGCGGACTTACGACCCGACCGGCCGCAAGGCCAATCTCTGGGCGACGATCGGCCCGAAGGACGTCGCCGGCTACGTGCTCTCCGGCCACACCGACGTGGTGCCGGTCGACGGTCAGGCCTGGACACGCAATCCGTTCGAGCTGACCGAGGAGAACGGTCGCCTCTATGGCCGCGGCACCACCGACATGAAGGGCTTCCTCGCGGTGTGTCTCGCCAAGGTGCCGGACATGGTCGCGGCGAAGCTCGCCCGGCCGATCCACCTCTGCTTCAGCCATGACGAGGAAGTCGGCTGCATCGGCGTGCGCTACGCGCTCGAGAAGATCGACGAACTGGCGCCGGCGACGCCGCTCGGCTGCTTCGTCGGCGAGCCGACCTCGATGCAGGTGGTCGTCGCCCACAAGGGCAAGCACAACTACCGCGCCACGGTCACCGGCCGGCCCTGCCACTCGTCGCTGGCGCCGCGCGGCGTCAACGCGATCGACGCGGCAGCCGAACTGATCCTCGCCATCAAGGCGATCGAGAAGCGGCTCGAGCGCGAGGGACGGCGCGACCCGCTCTATGACATCCAGCATTCGACCGCGCATACCGGCACGATCCAGGGCGGCACGATCCTCAACATCGTGCCGGAGGCCTGCAGCTTCGTGTTCGAGTTCCGCATGCTGCCCGGCGACGACCACAAGCCGCTCGAGGACGAGCTCCGCGCCTATGCCCGCGACGTGATCGAGCCGTGGATGAAGGCGATCGATCCGGCCACCGGCATCGAGATCGAGCTGATCACCGGCATGCCGGGTTTCGACACGGCGCCGGAGGAGGACGTGGTCGCGCTGTCGAAGCGCTTCGCCGGCCGCAACGACCACGCCAAGGTCGCCTACGGGACCGAGGCGGGCCTGTTCGTCGCGATGGCCGGGATTCCGGCGGTGGTGGTCGGCCCCGGCGCGATCGCGCAGGCCCATACGCCCGACGAATGGATCGAAAAGGCCGAGCTCGACCGCTGCGGCACCTTCATCGATCACCTGATCCGCCACTGTGAGATCGCCTGATCGCGGCATCGCGGCGGCGGAATGCCGCGCCGTGTCTGTCGGCGGCGGACAATCGGCCGCGGCCGGACCGTGCTAATCCGCTCTCCCCGAGGCCATCCGGCCCCATCCATCCCTGTCCTGAACGGAGACTTCTTTCATGAGCGACATCTGGTTCCGCACCGGCGAGGCCACTGTGCTGGCCGCCGATGGCCAGGTCACGGACGCGATGCCCGAAGTGCTGATCGGTTCGGTCCGCGGTCCGGTCGGCCAGGCCTTCGCCTCGATGATGGGGCAGGTCCAGGGCCACACCCGCATGTTCGTCGTGCGCGACCTCAACCAGCAGGTCCGCCCGGCGACCATGATGACGACCAAGGCGACGATCCAGTCGCTCGAATACGTCAACCTGCTCGGCGGCGTCGTGCAGGGCGCGACCGGCGACGCCATCATCGACTGCATCATCGAAGGCATCCTGCCGAAGGACGGCCTCGACGATCTGTGCATGATCATCATGGTCTGGCTCGATCCGCGCACCGCGGAAGATCCGAACCTCGACAAGCAAGACCTCTATCGCACCAACTACGAGGCGACCAAGCTCGCCATCGCGCGCGCGATGAAGAACGAGCCGTCGATCGACACGCTGATCGCCAACCGCAAGACGGTGAAGCACTACGCGCTCGACGGCGTCATCGATTACTGAAAACTGACAAGCCGGCCGAGGGCGGATATCGCGTCGGCCGGCGCGGTCAATTTGTTGACCTGCCGTAACGTTTCCTTCAGCGCCGACCTATAACGTCGTCGCATGGTTTCCGTAGCGACCAAAGCGAGTTCCGACGAGATCCACCTTCTCGTCGGCGCTCTCACCAACATCGACCAGGCCGTCCTGCTCGTGGACGGTCAGCATCGGATTGCCTACACCAACCCCCAGTTTTGCGGCCTGTTCAAGCTCCCGCCGGCGCTCGTGCGGCCCGGCAGTACGACCCGCCGTCTGCACCGCTATCTGGCCGAGGCCGGGGAATACGGCGACGGCGACCGCGACGAGCTGGTCCGGCAGCGTGAGAGCGTGATCGAGTCGCGCAGTCGATATCGGCTCGAACGGCTGCGCCCGAACGGCATGTATGTCGAGGTGGTCGGTAATCCGGTTGCGGGATTCGGCTACGTCTTCACCTTCACCGACGTCACCGAGCGCAAGCTCCGGCAGCTCGATCTAGAGGCGGCGGTGCAGGAGCGGACCGAGGAGTTGCGCCGGGCGAACAGGGAACTGGCGCGGCTCGCCAATCTCGATCCGCTGCTCGGGATCATCAACCGCCGCGCCTTCATGCAGATCGCCGAGGAGAAATGCCGGGCCGCCCGGGCCTCCGGCCAGCCGCTCGCTGTGCTCATGGTCGACCTCGACCATTTCAAGTCGATCAACGACCGTTTCGGCCATGCCGGCGGCGACCTCGTGCTGGGTGCCGCGGCGCGCGCGATGCAGGAGGTGATCGGAGCGGACGACGTCCTCGCCCGGCACGGCGGCGAGGAGTTCGTGATCCTGCTATCGAACAGCACCGTTGAGAGCGCCGTGGCGACCGCCGAGGCCCTGCGTCGGGCGATCGCCGGGATCGAACTCGATCTCGCGGGCCGGTGCGCGCGCATCACCAGCTCGGTCGGCGTGTCGACGGTCGCTTCTTCCGAGCCGACGGTGTCGGTGGCGATCGTCCGCGCCGACATGGCGGTCTATTCCGCCAAGGCGGCGGGCCGCGACCGCGTGATCTGCCTGCCCGCCTGATCTCGGCACGCGGACGCCGGATCCTCCGACCGCGGCCTCTTCCTTCATCGCCTTCGGTTCAGCGCGTCCCCGTCGCGACACTCGACAGCGATCCGCCGACCTGCTGGATCCGATCTCCGAAACCTTCGCGCGAGTTGGCATCGACGATCGCCGCCGGCGCCGTGACGATGGCGGCCGCGGTGTTGCCGACCGCGCCGGTGACGCCAGTCACGATCGTGCCGAGCCGGTCGCCGACACTGGCCTGACCCGTGCCCATCGAGCGGTCGCCCTCGATCATGCCGACGCCGATCGCCTGCACGATCTCCGGGGATTCCGCAAAGCGTCCATGGCGCGCCGGATCGGTCGCCTCGACCCCGGTGATGTCGATCGGACGGATGCCTTCCTTGACCAGCTCGGCCATGACCGTCGCGTCGCGCGGATCGGCGCCGAGCGCGCCGAGCCGGGTGCCGGCGCCCCAGACCTTGGTCGAGAAGCCGAGTGCGCGGTCGTCGCGCGAGATCAGCACGGTGATGGTCGGATGCGGCTGCGGGATCTCCGCCATCTGCTTGCGGAAGACGTCGGTGTCGAGGTCGGGGGCCGCGAGCACGACGTTCTTCAGCTTCGGCACCAGCCGCTTGTTGCGGATCGCCATCTGGCGAAGCGCCTCGACCGCAACCCAGTTGCCCATCGAGTGCGCCACCAGCGTGATCTCGCGGACGCTCGGATTGCGCTGCAGGGCCTGCAGCCCCTCCTCCAGCATGTCACGCGAGAAATTCGCGCTCTCCCGATCGTAGCCGTAGTCGAGCAGCCGGCCGCGCGACGGCCAGGTGAACAGGATCGGTGCAGCGACATCGCCTGTATCGTTTGCGAACTGCGCGAAGCGATAGACCGCTTCCTCGAACTTGGTGTTGTAGCCATGCACGAAGACCAACACGCGGCCCTTGTGCTTGGCGGCGAGCGAGGCGAAGCGCGCCTCGGCCGCCGGGCGGGTCATGTTGGCGACGACATTGGTGGTGACGAAGTCGGTCGCCGGGTTGCCGGGCAATTGCTGAGGCCAGTTGACCTCGCCGATCTTGCGGGCACCCTTCGGCGGGATCGAGATCTCGATCTCGGTCAGTTCCACGCCGTGGGCGCGCTCTCCGTTGTAGAGCTTGGCGCGGTTGTGGTCGCGCAGGCGGTTGGTGACCACGATCATGTCGATGCAGTTCGCCGGGGCGGCGCAGCGCGCCTGCGGCGCCATCACGCCCTCGGCATGGCCCGCACAGCCCGCGAGACCGAGACCCGCGAACAGCGCCAGATGGCGGATCCGCAACAGTCGGTGCATGTATCCACTCCGTTGCCCCGACATCATCCCACGCCCGCGACGTTCGAGGCTCCTCCTTCGTAGAGGCGGAGCATGACACGTTCAAGGTTTTGCGCGCGCGGCCCGCAACACGAAGGCGATCACCTCGGCCACGGCCCGGTAAAGCTCCTCGGGGATTTCCGCGTCGAGATCGACCGAGCTCAGCGCGGTGGCAAGCAAGGGGTTCTGCTCGATCACCACACCGCTCGCCGCCGCCTTGTCGAGAATCGCGTCGGCGATCGCGCCGCGCCCCTTGGCGACCACGCGCGGCGCGGCGGGCGCCTCATAGCGGAGCGCGACGGCGATGCGGGGCTTGTCTGGCTCGCTCATCGGCGCCTCACAAGCTGAGATCGACGATGCGCGTCGAGGGCTTCACCTCGTCACGCGGCGGCGTGCCGGCGGCGAGCCGGATCTCGTCGACCGGTAGCGCGGCGGCCTCGAGCGCGCCGCGCAGATCGCCGACCTCGGCGCCGAGCGCTGCGGCGACTTCCGGGCGCTCGGCCCAGAGGCCGATCGCCAGCCGGCCGCCGGAAAAGCCGATCCGGGCGTGCACCGCGCCGATCGGTTCCATGTCGATCGAGAAGCGGACACGGATGGTCGGCTCGCCCGGCGCTTCCGGACCGGAACGGCCGCGGCCGTCGCGCTCGACGCGCACCTGCATCATCGCCGTGCCGTCGCGGGCGGCGATCGGCACCTCGAAGGTCCACTCCCGGCCGGTCTGCCGAACCTGGTCGGCATCGCGCGGCTGGCCGGACAGCTTGGCCGGATCGATCGAGGCATATTGTTCGAGGACGATCCGCTGGACCGCGCTCTCGGCCGCCTCGGCCGCATGGGCGCCGAGGCGCTTCGGATCGGCGGTGATGGCCGGGTCGAGCGCTGCCGGCGGCTGACCGTGCAGCGGCTGGCCGCGCCGGGGCGCCTCGGCACGCGCGGCGCCCGGACCGGCCGGGTCGTCGTTCGCCGGGCGACCGCCGGCCGCGTTCGGGTCGAGGCCGGCCTTGGCAGCACCGTCGTCGCCGCTGCCGAGGAGCGCGGCCGGATCGAGCCCTCGCCCGGCAGCGCCGGGCTGCCCGGCCGCCGGCACAATGCCGGGCGACGTTGCGGCCAGAGGTGCGCCATCGAGATCGATCGGTTGGGCCGCGCCAGCGCCAACAGCGGCTGGAGCGACGTTGCTCGACTGCGCACCGGCAGGAACAACGCCGCCGGACTGACCGGGGCTGCGACCGGCGGCACCGAGCGCCGCATCGGTGGCGGCACCGGGAGATGCGGTTCCGGCAGCCGGCTGGGGCGCGCCCGCGAGCGCGGCGAGGCCCGGCCGGCGCGCTCCGGCATAGGCCGCCGCGGCTGCGGCGGCCCGCAGATCCGCCGGCGATTGCGGTGCATTTTCGGCGGCGGGCTGGGTCGCCGCCGACGCGGCTGTCTTGTCGGCGGCCGCAACCCCGTTGCCCGCCCCAACGACCGCCGCGCTGCTCCCCGATCCGGCACCGCCGCCTGCAACAGACACAGCGGCCCCGGCACCGGCACCGGCCGATGCGCCGGCCGTCGGCCCCGCGCCACCGACGGCGGCCCGGCCGATCCAGGCTTCAATGGCCGTTTTCAATCCCGCGAAGGCGGCCTTGAGATCCTGTGTGGTCGCCGGGGCGGACGCGCCATCGGCGAGCTTGGCCTCCAGGAACACGCCCGAGTTCAGGAAGGCGCTGCGCACGGTGGCGGCGTCGATCTTGCCGTCGCCGAGACGCGTACCGACAATGCGGGCGGCCAGCGCCCGGACCGCGTCGGGCACCCCGGCGCCCTTCGCCTGCGCCAGGGCCTGCGCCGCGGCGAAGGCGGGCGCCAGACTGTCCTGCCGGGCGGCCGCGCGACCGACCGCATCGGCCAGTGCCGCGCCGAGGTCGGCCGCCGTCGGCCCGGCGGCTACCGGCTTGTCGCCGGCGGACGGCGCCAGGATGGTCAGCACCGGCAGACCACCCTCGTCAGATGCGCCGACCGACAGCCGCAAGGTATCGCCGGGTGCGAGCGCCGCGCCCGTTGCGCCGGTCAGATCGGCGGACAGCGTACCGAAGCGGGTCGCGAGCGTGGCGAGCGCGTTCTCGAGCGCGATGACGCGCGCCTCGATCACGCGGCCGGCGGCGAGCGTCGGATTGCCCTCGCCGAGCACCGCGAGCGTGCGCGCGAAGACCGCTTCGACCGGTTCGATGGCCACCTCAGCCGCTCCCCCTCGCCGAGGGGCGCCGGACGAGCCCGGCGCCACGGATTGCATGAAGTGTAGCCGAGCAAGCGTCGCTTGGAAGGGGCGAGATCGCGGGATCCCGGCGCCCCCATGCGCGGCCGGGTGCCCTTGCGGAATGCGTTTGCGCAGAAGTCGTGCGCAATGGCTGCACAGAATTCGTGCGCACTGCAAATTTCGAACGACTTGCTGAACTTTCCACGCCGTTTTTACATTATGTTCGCAGAAGGCGCCTATAGGTGCCGCTGCCGGCCGTCGCCGGCTGCCTTCCCCTTATCGAACGAGCGTCGCCGTGCAAGAGTTCAAGCGCGTTCTCGGTCATTTGTCTGCGCCCAGCGCCTTCGATTTCGGCCTGATTCTGTGCCTTCTCGGCATGGCCGCGATCGGCTTCAGCCTGTCCTGAAGGCCGGCCTTTCAGCGAGATCTCGTCCGACGACGTGGCGAGGTCGCCGCGCTCCTGCCGCTCCGTATCCGCCGCCGCGCCCTCGTCGGCCCGGCCGCGCGGCTTATAGCATCATCGCCAAAGGGATCAGGTGATCCGCTCAACCCCTCGTGCGCCCGCGCTCGGGGGCTTCCCTGTTTGTGTCACGGACGGGTCGGGGCACAAAAAAGCCCGGGCAGGACCCGGGCTTGTTGCAGGCGTCCGATCGGCTCGGATCAGAAGAGCCTCGCCAGATAGAACAGCGCGTCGAGGCCGGCCAGCACCACGATCAGGCCGAGCGCGAAGCGCACGCGCCGCAAATCCGCCGCCGCCACCTCCGGCTTGGCCGGAGCCGCCGCCGTATCGGCACCCAGAGCCGTTCCGCCCAGCGAAGTCCCAGCGAGAGCCGTCCCGACGACCGAACCCGTATCACTCACGAACGACATATTTCCGCCCTCGAATTTCAAAGCTCCGACCTTCCGAGCATCGCCTTCGGTTGCTTACCGATTTCTGAATCTCGGTGAGCAACGAACCGGAAAAGCTGGGCATCACAAGGGCCTCGTGCCCGTCTCGGCCACATCGGCGACGCGCAGTTGCACTCTTGCATCACCTTGCCAGTGGTCCAGCCCGAGGTAGCCGGCCACATGCAACGGCCGACCGCGCGCACCGAGGATGGCGCGGCCGAGCGGCTCGTCGGCGGCGCGGAAGGCGATGGCCTTCAGGGTCGAGCCGTCACCCGCCGCGAGCTGCAGCCGCACATGGCCGCTGCCGACCGTATCGGCGAAGGTGATGCGATGGGCCGGGAAGGCGAAGACCGGCTCGGAATGGCCCGAGCCATAGGGGCCGGCCTTCTCGATCATCTCGACGAAGGCGCGCGTCGCCGCCCCGGCCGACAAGGCGCCATCGACCTTCAAGGCCACATGCGCACTCGCCGCCGCGACCGGATCGCTCAGGCGCGCTTCGAGAAATGCGGTCAGGTCGTCGAGCCGGTCGCGCGCCACCGTGAGACCGGCCGCCATCGCATGACCGCCGCCCTTGACCAGGATCCCGGCTTCGACCGCGGCACGCACGGCGGCGCCGAGATCGACGCCGGGGATCGAGCGGCCCGAGCCGGTGCCGTGGCTGCCGCGATCGAACGAGATCGCGAAGGCCGGGCGCCGCAGCCGCTCCTTCAGCCGCGCCGAGATGAGGCCGACGATGCCCGGATGCCAGGTCTCGGCATGGGCGACCACCACCGCCGGCGGCTGATCGCCATGGGCGGCGAAGACCTGCGCGTCGGCTTCCGCCAGCATGCCGGCCTCGATCGCCTGCCGCTCCTTGTTCAGCGTATCGAGCTCGGCCGCGATGCGCTCGGCCTCGACCGGATCGTCGGTGGCGAGCAGGCGCGCGCCGAGCGCGGCGTCGCCGATGCGGCCGCCGGCATTGATGCGCGGGCCGATCATGAAACCGAGGTGATAGGGCGAGACCGGGCCGGACAGGCGTGCGACGTCGGCGAGCGCAGCAAGGCCGGCATTGCGGCGCCCGCGCGCGGCGGCGAGCCCCTTCACCACGAAGGCGCGGTTCAGCCCGACGAGCGGCACGACGTCCGCGACGGTGCCGAGCGCGACCAGATCGAGCAGCTCGAGCAGGTTCGGTTCGGCCCGGCCACGGAACGCGCCGCGGGCGCGCAAGACCCGATTGAGCGCCACGACGGTCAGGAAGGTCACGCCGACGGCGGCCAGATGGCCGAGGCCGGACAGATCGTCGTGGCGGTTCGGGTTCACGATCGCGACCGCCGACGGCAGGCTCGCGCCGACCTGATGGTGATCGACCACGACGGTGTCGAGCCCGATCTTCGCCGCCGTTTCCAGCGCCTCGTGGCTGGTCGTGCCGCAATCGAGCGTCACGAGCAGCCGGGCGCCGCGGCCGGCGAGCGTCTTCAAGGCCTCGGAGTTCGGGCCATAGCCCTCGATCAGGCGATCGGGGATGTAGATCTCGGGATCGGCGCCGACCTGGCGCAGGTAGCGCGCGAGCACGGCGGCGCTGGTCGCGCCGTCGACGTCGTAGTCGGCGAAGATCGCGATGCGCTCGCCGGTCCGGACCGCATCGGCGATGCGCTCGACGGCGGCGCCCATGTCGGTCAGCGTCGCGGGATCCGGCATCAGATCCTTGATGGTCGGATCGAGGAAGGCGAGCGCCGCATCGATGCCAACGCCGCGGCCGGCGAGCACGCGCGCGACGAGATCCGGCAGGTCGTGCCGTTGCACCATGGCAAGCGCCGCCGCCGCGCCGGACGTATCGAGCCGGTCGCGCCAGGGCCGGCCGGTCGCCGAACGCTCGACACCGAGGACCGCGCGCGCCGCGTCGTCCTCGGCAAAGCCGGAGAATCGCTGGAAAGTCATGGCGCGATTCTAGCGGATTTTCCGCGGCGGCGGGGAGCGATCGGCAGCCGCCTGCCGGATACCGGACTTGAGGCAGCGTAAAGCGGCCCGCGGTGAGGCGCTCGGGTCGATCCCGCGGCTCTTGACGGACCATCGGCCGGCCATAAAAATCACTGCGCCCTCGACGGCCTGCTCGACATTTCGGCGGAGCGCCGTCCCGCGGCAGCCTCGTGGAGGCTTCCTTGATCCTGAAATCGCTGCTCCTTTCGCTCGTCCGCTACAAGGCGGCGGCCGATGACGCATTGCTCGATGCCGTGCGCGCCTGCGCGGACACCGCCGACCCGACCGACCACGCGAAGGCCCTGCGGCTCCTGAACCACATCCACGTCGTCGACCGGATCTTCCGCGCCCATCTGACCGGCGTCGCCCATGGTTATACGGCCGAGGCGCCGCCCGTGCCGCCCATCGCCACGCTCGCCGAGGCGATCCGCGCGACCGACCGCTGGTATGTCGATCATGTCGCCGCGAGCGATCCCGCCACCCTCGACGAGCCGGTCGCCTTCACCTTCACCGACGGGCAGGCCGGGCGGATGACGCGCGCCGAGATCCTGGCCCATGTCGTCACCCATGCCGGCTATCATCGCGGCGAGATCGGCCGACTGCTGCCGGGTGTCGGTGCCGCGAGCGAGCGGGACGTCTTCGCGGGGCATCTGCATCGGGCCGAGCCTGCGCGACGGATGCAGGCGAGCGCCGCCGTCGCGTGACCGGCCGCGCGCTCATTCGCTCCTGAACCGAACCGGTGGCCGGGCGGCGAATGCCGACGCCCGGCCACACCGTCACCGCCGCCGCGTCACCGAGCGGCGAAGCGCTTGGCGCCGGCGACGCAGGCGACGATGCCGAGCGTGACGACGAGCATCGCCGGGGTGACCGCGTCGCCGAGCAGTACGGCGGAGAGCACAAGGCCGAAGAACGGCTGCAGGAGCTGCAGCTGTCCAACCGCCGCGGCGCCGCCGGCGAGGCCGCGATACCAGAACACGAAACCGATCAGCATCGAGAAGATCGAGACATAGCCGAGCCCGGCCCAGGCGGAGGGCGGGACGGCGCCGAGGCCGGTCGGCATCAGCCCGAGCGCCAGCGGCAGAACCAGCGGCAGCGCGATGACCAGCGCCCAGCAGATCACCTGCCAGCCGCCCAGCCGGCGCGACAGGCGCGCGCCCTCCGCATAGCCGAAACCGCAGGCGAGGATCGCACCGAGCATCAGCGCGGCGCCGACGAGCGGGTCCGCGCCCGGACGCAGTCCCACACCGACGGGGGTTGTCGGCCCGGCCGAAGAGGCGCCCGACCCCGCTCCCGAACCGGCCATGCGCGCCAAACCGTCCGCCGCGTGCTCCACGCCGGAACCCACCGACCCGAGGGTCGCCGGTTCCGTTCCCGCCGAGCCAAGTCCAACCCCTGCCCTGAGCCCGGCCAATGCAAAGCCGACGACCAGGGCGGCGCCGACGAGGGCGAACGCCCAGAAGGCCGGCCGCGGCCGCTCGCCGCCGCGCAGGACCGCGAAGACGGCCGTGCTCAGCGGCAACAGGCCGATGAAGACGACCGACTGCGCCGAGGTGATGTGCTGCAGGGCGAAAGCAGTCAGCAACGGAAAGCCGATCACGACGCCGAGCCCGGTCGCGGCTAGAGCCCACAAATCCGCGCGGTCCGGACGGCGCTCACCGAGCAGCAGCAGCGCCCCAGCGGCCAGAATTCCTGCGATCGCTGCACGCGCATTGGTCAGGAACAGTGGCGCAAAACCGGACACGGCGATCTTCGTTGCCGGCAACGATGCACTGAAAATCAGAACACCGATGAAGCCGTCGAGCCAGCCTCTTGCACCATTCATTGCTCGTTTTCCTCGTCTTTTTGCCGCAATCAGCAATACGGCCTCAGACACAGGATGGTGTACAGCACGTGGTCATGCTAGAAACAGTTCAGTACGATTTCCATGAACTGTATTGAATTTTGGACCAATACGGATGATCAACCGTACTGATGACAAAACACCATCCGTGACGCTCGTCGAGCGGATCGCGCGATCGGTCCGCGACCGCGTCGCCGAGGGGGCGCTGGTCGCCGGGTCGAGGCTCCTGTCGGTCCGGCGCGCGGCCGAGACCTACGGCGTCTCGAAGTCGACGGTGGTCGAGGCCTATGACCGGCTGGTCGCCGAAGGGGTGATCATCTCGCGGCCCGGCTCGGGCTTCACCGTCGCCGGACGGCCGGCGCCTGTGTCACCGGCCGAGGTCGGCCCGAAGCGGGATCGGGCGATCGATCCGTTCTGGGTTTCGCGGCAGGCGCTCGAGGCCGAGGGCGCGCGCACTGTGCCGGGCTGCGGCTGGGTGCCGGCGAGCTGGTTGCCGCAAGACGCCGTCCGCAAGGCGCTGCGTTCCGCCTCCCGCCTGCCCTCGGTCGAGATCGCCGATTATGCGACGCCGCTCGGTTCGCCGACGCTGCGCGCGGTAATCGCCCGGCGGATCGCGGCGCAGGGGCTCGAGATTTCGTCCGACGCCGTCATGCTGACCGAGTCCGGCACGCAGGCGATCGACCTCGTCTGCCGGCTCATGATCGAGCGTGGCGACACCGTGCTGGTCGACGACCCGTGCTACTTCAATTTCCAGGCGCTGCTGCGCGTGCACCGGGCCAAGGTCGTCGGTGTGCCGATGACGCCGTCCGGCCCCGATCCGGCCGCCTTCGCCGCGCTCGTCGCCGAACATCGGCCGCGGCTCTACCTGACCAATTCCGGCATCCACAATCCGACCGGCGCGAACCTCGCCCCGGCGATCGCGCACCGGATCCTCAAGGTCGCGGAAGCCTTCGACCTCACCATCGTCGAGGACGACATCTTCGCCGATTTCGAGACCGAGCCGAGCCCGCGGCTCGCCACTCTCGACGGTCTCGAGCGCGTCGTCCGCGTCGGGTCGTTCTCCAAGACCCTGTCGGCGTCGCTGCGCGCCGGCTATGTCGCCGCCCGACCGGACTGGATCGAGGCGCTGGTCGACCTGAAGATCGCCACCAGCTTCGGCGGCGGCCGGCTCGCCGCCGATGTGATCGCGGCGGTGCTCCAGGACGGCGCCTATCGCCGGCACCTCGGCGCGCTCCACGCCAAGCTTGCCGGCGCGCGCGAACGGGTCGGCCGGAACCTGCGCACGATCGGCATCGAGCCCTGGATCGAGCCCGCGGGCGGGCTGTTCCTCTGGTGCCAGCTGCCCGACGGGCTCGACTCCGCCGAGATCGCCGCCAAGGCGCTGAAGGAGGGCATCGTGCTCGCGCCCGGCAACGTGTTCTCGCCGAGCGAGACGGCCGGGCGGTTCCTGCGTTTCAACGTGGCGCAGTCGCTCGATTCCAAACTCTACAAGGTGCTCGCCGGCGTCATGGGCGCGAAGGCGCGCCCGCGCGAACCGTCGAAGATCGAACAGATGTCGCTGTTCGCCGCCGACCGCCCGAAGCCGAAACGCGGGCGGCGCAAGGATGGGGTAGCGACCGAGGTCGACACGCTCGACGGGGCCGCGATCGCGCTGGCCGGGTCATCGGCCGAAGACGACGCGGTCGCAGGTTGAGCG
This genomic interval carries:
- a CDS encoding PLP-dependent aminotransferase family protein codes for the protein MINRTDDKTPSVTLVERIARSVRDRVAEGALVAGSRLLSVRRAAETYGVSKSTVVEAYDRLVAEGVIISRPGSGFTVAGRPAPVSPAEVGPKRDRAIDPFWVSRQALEAEGARTVPGCGWVPASWLPQDAVRKALRSASRLPSVEIADYATPLGSPTLRAVIARRIAAQGLEISSDAVMLTESGTQAIDLVCRLMIERGDTVLVDDPCYFNFQALLRVHRAKVVGVPMTPSGPDPAAFAALVAEHRPRLYLTNSGIHNPTGANLAPAIAHRILKVAEAFDLTIVEDDIFADFETEPSPRLATLDGLERVVRVGSFSKTLSASLRAGYVAARPDWIEALVDLKIATSFGGGRLAADVIAAVLQDGAYRRHLGALHAKLAGARERVGRNLRTIGIEPWIEPAGGLFLWCQLPDGLDSAEIAAKALKEGIVLAPGNVFSPSETAGRFLRFNVAQSLDSKLYKVLAGVMGAKARPREPSKIEQMSLFAADRPKPKRGRRKDGVATEVDTLDGAAIALAGSSAEDDAVAG